One part of the Actinomyces howellii genome encodes these proteins:
- a CDS encoding TadE family type IV pilus minor pilin: MVTAELAVAMPAVVLVLLIVLAAASAGITQLRVADAARVAARQAAIGSVDPAGAARRVAPGVSVSVERGELTCVSVSRRVPGPLGGLGLTARSRSCAFTEPGQ, encoded by the coding sequence ATGGTCACCGCTGAGCTCGCGGTGGCCATGCCGGCGGTCGTGCTCGTCCTGCTCATCGTCCTGGCGGCGGCCTCCGCGGGGATCACCCAGCTGCGGGTGGCCGACGCCGCCCGGGTGGCGGCCCGCCAGGCGGCCATCGGATCGGTCGACCCAGCGGGCGCGGCCCGACGGGTCGCCCCCGGGGTGAGTGTGAGCGTCGAGCGCGGCGAGCTCACCTGCGTGAGCGTCTCACGTCGTGTGCCCGGCCCGCTGGGCGGCCTCGGCCTGACCGCGCGCAGCCGCTCTTGCGCCTTCACGGAGCCGGGGCAGTGA